One part of the Terrimicrobium sacchariphilum genome encodes these proteins:
- a CDS encoding inositol monophosphatase family protein codes for MSDYLTPAIEAAQAAGGLLRAAFERPLTVDANEAHDIKLELDRRSQALIESLLLSRFPDHAILGEEGVRGEAGSEYEWIIDPIDGTVNFFYGIPHFAVSIALRRKGQIIAGVIYDPMRDDLWAVDESSPATLNGQPIQVSQRKELSEAVVSVGVAKTSESIDRGLPLFERMARSAKKCRMMGSASLDIAYVACGRLDAYIESQISIWDIAAGLLLVEKAGGIVTLTPHETVKEKYGIVAYSGKLDLGL; via the coding sequence GTGTCCGACTATCTCACACCAGCTATCGAAGCCGCGCAGGCGGCGGGCGGCCTTTTGCGCGCCGCCTTTGAGCGTCCCCTCACTGTAGACGCCAACGAGGCGCACGACATCAAGCTGGAGCTCGATCGCCGCAGCCAGGCGCTGATCGAGTCGCTGCTGCTTTCGCGTTTCCCCGATCATGCCATCCTCGGTGAGGAAGGCGTGCGCGGCGAGGCCGGGAGCGAGTACGAGTGGATCATCGATCCCATCGATGGCACGGTGAATTTCTTTTACGGCATCCCGCACTTTGCCGTCTCCATCGCGCTGCGCCGCAAGGGGCAGATCATCGCGGGTGTGATCTACGATCCGATGCGCGACGACCTCTGGGCGGTGGATGAAAGCTCTCCCGCCACCCTGAATGGCCAGCCCATTCAGGTGAGCCAGCGGAAGGAGCTCTCCGAGGCTGTGGTCTCGGTGGGCGTGGCGAAGACCTCCGAGTCGATCGACCGCGGACTCCCGCTCTTTGAGCGCATGGCACGTTCTGCCAAGAAGTGCCGTATGATGGGCAGCGCATCTCTCGACATTGCCTATGTGGCCTGTGGACGTCTCGACGCCTATATCGAAAGCCAGATCAGTATCTGGGACATCGCCGCCGGACTGCTCCTCGTCGAAAAGGCGGGCGGCATTGTGACCCTCACCCCACACGAGACGGTGAAGGAGAAATACGGCATCGTCGCGTACAGCGGAAAACTCGACCTGGGACTCTGA
- a CDS encoding flavoprotein, translating into MKTIVLGVCGSIAAYKAADITSRLTRDGCSVHVVMTGNATQFIGAMTFQTLSRNPVTTGVFDEKESWRPTHIDLADRADLFLIAPATANVLAKLANGIADDALTSISLATRAPFLIAPAMNGKMWLHPATQKNVATLRERGAEFIGPEEGMLACGYEGVGRLWPTDEIVAKAHEILLRGPQGEIA; encoded by the coding sequence ATGAAAACGATCGTTCTCGGTGTCTGCGGTTCCATCGCAGCCTACAAGGCGGCGGATATCACCAGCCGCCTCACGCGCGACGGATGCAGCGTACATGTCGTGATGACCGGGAACGCCACGCAATTCATCGGCGCGATGACCTTTCAGACGCTATCGCGCAATCCCGTGACGACCGGCGTCTTTGATGAAAAGGAGTCCTGGAGACCGACGCACATTGATCTCGCGGACCGCGCGGATCTTTTCCTCATCGCTCCAGCGACAGCCAATGTCCTCGCGAAACTTGCGAACGGCATTGCGGATGATGCGCTCACCTCCATCTCGCTCGCCACGCGCGCACCGTTTCTCATCGCTCCCGCGATGAACGGAAAGATGTGGCTGCATCCTGCGACGCAGAAGAATGTCGCGACTCTGCGCGAGCGCGGAGCCGAGTTTATCGGTCCGGAAGAGGGAATGTTAGCCTGCGGATATGAAGGAGTTGGACGACTCTGGCCGACGGACGAAATCGTCGCGAAGGCTCATGAAATCTTGCTCCGCGGTCCACAGGGCGAAATTGCGTGA
- the gmk gene encoding guanylate kinase has protein sequence MNSTFQRTGVLFVLSAPSGGGKTTLCAGLRANQDFVYSVSCTTRAPRPGERDGEHYHFLSQEEFTRRVEAEEFLEYAEVHGRCYGTLKSTVIENLRKGVDVLIDVDIAGAASIRGCGDKFITDSLADVFVMPPSVEELRQRLERRGTEAPEQIALRVRNAVAEMERWYEYKYTILSRTPPEDVESFRAIMQAERQLTRRYVNTP, from the coding sequence TTGAATAGCACCTTCCAACGCACCGGCGTCCTGTTCGTTCTCTCCGCTCCGTCCGGAGGAGGAAAAACCACGCTCTGCGCCGGCCTGCGCGCCAACCAGGACTTCGTGTATTCCGTCTCCTGCACCACGCGCGCGCCGCGTCCCGGCGAGCGTGATGGCGAGCACTACCACTTTCTTTCCCAGGAGGAATTCACCCGCCGCGTGGAGGCGGAGGAGTTCCTGGAATACGCCGAGGTGCATGGCCGCTGCTACGGCACGCTGAAGAGCACGGTGATAGAGAACCTGCGCAAGGGCGTCGATGTGTTGATCGACGTCGACATCGCGGGCGCGGCTTCCATTCGCGGATGCGGCGACAAGTTCATCACCGATTCGCTCGCCGATGTTTTTGTGATGCCTCCCAGCGTGGAGGAACTCCGCCAGCGCCTGGAGCGGCGCGGCACCGAGGCACCGGAGCAGATCGCCCTGCGCGTGCGCAATGCCGTGGCCGAGATGGAGCGCTGGTACGAGTACAAATACACCATCCTCAGCCGGACGCCTCCCGAGGATGTGGAGAGCTTCCGTGCCATCATGCAGGCGGAGCGCCAGCTCACCCGCCGCTACGTCAATACGCCATGA
- the cysS gene encoding cysteine--tRNA ligase: MSIRLFNTLTREIEDFQPADPNRVRMYTCGPTVYNYAHIGNFRAYVFEDLLQRHLEFRGFTIDRVMNLTDVDDKTIRGCRHAGVPLGEFTREYKQAFFQDLDALRIKRASHYPEATASNHIARMIEMISDLVKKGHAYRAEDGSVYFRIRTFPNYGKLAHFNLDELQPSGRVASDEYEKEQIGDFALWKAWDEADGDVFWESPWGRGRPGWHIECSAMATAILGASLDIHCGGEDNIFPHHEAEIAQSESVTGEPFVRYWLHCKHLLVDGRKMAKSEGNFFTLRDLQAKGWTGREVRYVLLSVKYREQLNFTFESLEAARKSLARFDEWSRRLQETASTTPEPLPESLDPERFGAALDDDLNISAALGALFELIRESNRLLDAGQLTPGQARSLLAWRERIDSVLNFSADDEGVPAEVQSLVDQRAEARVKKEWALSDVLRDQILALGWQVKDTKDGQKVSRKG, translated from the coding sequence ATGAGCATTCGCCTTTTCAATACTCTCACCAGAGAGATCGAGGACTTTCAGCCGGCGGACCCGAACCGCGTGCGCATGTACACCTGCGGCCCGACGGTTTACAACTACGCGCACATCGGCAACTTCCGCGCCTACGTCTTTGAGGACCTGCTCCAGCGTCACCTGGAGTTTCGCGGGTTCACGATCGATCGCGTGATGAACCTCACCGACGTGGATGACAAGACCATCCGCGGGTGCCGCCATGCCGGGGTGCCGCTGGGTGAGTTCACCCGGGAGTACAAGCAGGCGTTCTTCCAGGATCTCGATGCGCTGCGAATCAAGCGCGCATCGCACTATCCCGAGGCTACGGCGTCGAATCACATCGCGCGGATGATCGAGATGATCTCCGACCTCGTGAAAAAGGGCCACGCCTATCGCGCGGAGGACGGGTCGGTGTACTTCCGCATCCGTACCTTCCCAAACTACGGCAAGCTGGCGCACTTCAATCTCGACGAACTCCAACCCTCCGGCCGCGTGGCCAGCGACGAGTACGAGAAGGAGCAGATCGGCGACTTCGCACTGTGGAAGGCGTGGGACGAAGCCGATGGCGATGTCTTCTGGGAAAGCCCCTGGGGACGCGGACGCCCAGGCTGGCACATCGAGTGCAGCGCGATGGCGACGGCGATCCTCGGCGCGAGCCTCGATATTCACTGCGGTGGCGAGGACAACATCTTCCCGCACCATGAAGCGGAGATCGCGCAGAGCGAGAGCGTGACGGGCGAGCCCTTCGTCCGCTACTGGCTGCACTGCAAACACCTCCTCGTCGATGGCCGCAAGATGGCCAAGAGCGAGGGAAATTTTTTCACCCTCCGCGACCTCCAGGCCAAGGGCTGGACTGGCCGGGAGGTGCGCTACGTGCTGCTTTCCGTGAAGTATCGCGAGCAGTTGAATTTCACCTTCGAGAGCCTTGAGGCTGCCCGCAAATCGCTGGCCCGCTTCGACGAGTGGAGCCGCCGGTTGCAGGAAACCGCCTCGACCACGCCGGAGCCGCTGCCTGAGAGCCTCGACCCCGAGCGATTCGGTGCGGCCCTGGACGATGATCTGAACATCTCGGCTGCGCTGGGCGCGTTATTTGAGCTTATCCGCGAGTCCAATCGCCTGCTCGATGCCGGGCAGCTCACGCCGGGACAGGCGCGGTCGCTTCTCGCCTGGCGCGAGCGCATCGACTCGGTGCTGAATTTCTCTGCCGACGACGAGGGTGTTCCCGCCGAGGTGCAGTCGCTGGTCGATCAGCGTGCCGAAGCCCGTGTGAAGAAGGAATGGGCGCTCAGCGATGTGCTGCGCGACCAGATCCTCGCCCTCGGCTGGCAGGTGAAGGACACAAAGGACGGCCAGAAAGTCTCCCGCAAGGGGTAG
- the ispF gene encoding 2-C-methyl-D-erythritol 2,4-cyclodiphosphate synthase, whose amino-acid sequence MFATGIGYDVHCLVEGRPLVLGGVTFDYPLGLEGHSDADVLCHAIADAILGAAGEPDIGHLFPNTDESIRGISSLEILRRVRAVLDERGHVLNTIDSTLIAEAPKIGPHLMAMKENIAGALGLPPGHVGIKATTNEKLGFLGRGEGIAAMAVAAIERQ is encoded by the coding sequence ATGTTTGCGACCGGCATCGGCTACGACGTGCATTGCCTGGTGGAGGGGCGTCCCCTCGTGCTGGGCGGCGTGACCTTTGATTACCCGCTCGGGCTCGAGGGGCATTCCGATGCCGACGTGCTGTGCCATGCCATCGCCGATGCCATCCTCGGCGCGGCGGGCGAGCCCGACATCGGGCATCTTTTCCCCAATACGGATGAGTCGATACGGGGAATCAGCAGCCTGGAGATCCTGCGGCGTGTGCGCGCGGTGTTGGACGAGCGCGGGCATGTGCTGAATACCATCGACTCGACCCTCATCGCCGAGGCGCCCAAGATCGGGCCGCATCTCATGGCCATGAAGGAAAACATCGCCGGGGCGCTGGGCCTGCCTCCCGGTCATGTGGGCATCAAGGCCACGACCAATGAAAAACTGGGATTCCTCGGGCGCGGGGAAGGGATAGCCGCCATGGCGGTCGCCGCCATCGAACGTCAATGA